One window of the Zea mays cultivar B73 chromosome 3, Zm-B73-REFERENCE-NAM-5.0, whole genome shotgun sequence genome contains the following:
- the LOC103650224 gene encoding uncharacterized protein isoform X3 — protein sequence MEFSPSATPPLGYALVLTSPPSTSTSSHHLPVFPSRGAQDADQGHQQPASQARAAAAPQRRHPPSFVSRSAAPLCSDASRAPPWRTSPAAENLQVQATSIFPHGAPAPISSPSSLFLAQTNFFSKADACFPPTSSPPRCKAVGKSLHPARPPPPVVVLVGSKPRRTLCALAASRPGLPWLPPWRTSRSSRDASSRSHVDLLASRPWHARRNAAASSSSDTLRCVVLARTGLTSSICAASARRRRNPRPCRRHASRIARRQRAQTNGMHAR from the exons ATGGAATTTTCCCCCTCTGCTACACCTCCCCTGGGCTACGCACTTGTCCTCACCTCCCCGCCATCTACCTCAACCAGCAGCCACCATCTCCCTGTATTTCCCAGCCGTGGAGCCCAGGATGCCGACCAGGGACACCAGCAGCCGGCGTCCCAAGCTCGAGCAGCCGCTGCTCCTCAACGCCGGCACCCGCCAAGTTTCGTCAGCCGGTCTGCAGCTCCCCTCTGCTCGGACGCCAGTCGAGCTCCTCCCTGGCGCACCTCGCCAGCAGCAGAGAATCTCCAAGTGCAGGCGACCAGCATCTTTCCCCATGGCGCCCCTGCTCCTATCTCTAGCCCCTCCTCTCTGTTCCTTGCGCAGACGAATTTCTTCTCCAAGGCCGACGCTTGTTTTCCCCCTACTTCATCTCCTCCACGCTGCAAGGCAGTAGGCAAGTCCCTGCATCCTGCTCGACCTCCGCCTcctgtcgtcgtcctcgtcggcAGCAAGCCGCGCCGGACACTCTGTGCTTTGGCCGCGTCGCGTCCAGGACTCCCATGGCTGCCTCCCTGGCGTACCTCGCGCAGCAGCCGCGACGCCAGTTCGCGTAGCCACGTGGATCTCCTTGCGTCGCGCCCTTGGCATGCTCGACGTAATGCCGCAGCAAGTAGCAGCAGCGACACCCTTCGCTGCGTCGTGCTCGCCAGAACGGGCCTCAcgtcgtcgatctgcgcagcgtcTGCGCGTCGTCGTCGAAACCCGCG CCCTTGTCGACGTCACGCCTCGCGCATCGCTCGTCGGCAAAGAGCCCAAACTAATGGCATGCATGCGCGAT ga
- the LOC103650224 gene encoding uncharacterized protein isoform X2, producing MEFSPSATPPLGYALVLTSPPSTSTSSHHLPVFPSRGAQDADQGHQQPASQARAAAAPQRRHPPSFVSRSAAPLCSDASRAPPWRTSPAAENLQVQATSIFPHGAPAPISSPSSLFLAQTNFFSKADACFPPTSSPPRCKAVGKSLHPARPPPPVVVLVGSKPRRTLCALAASRPGLPWLPPWRTSRSSRDASSRSHVDLLASRPWHARRNAAASSSSDTLRCVVLARTGLTSSICAASARRRRNPRPCRRHASRIARRQRAQTNGMHARCESARTERW from the exons ATGGAATTTTCCCCCTCTGCTACACCTCCCCTGGGCTACGCACTTGTCCTCACCTCCCCGCCATCTACCTCAACCAGCAGCCACCATCTCCCTGTATTTCCCAGCCGTGGAGCCCAGGATGCCGACCAGGGACACCAGCAGCCGGCGTCCCAAGCTCGAGCAGCCGCTGCTCCTCAACGCCGGCACCCGCCAAGTTTCGTCAGCCGGTCTGCAGCTCCCCTCTGCTCGGACGCCAGTCGAGCTCCTCCCTGGCGCACCTCGCCAGCAGCAGAGAATCTCCAAGTGCAGGCGACCAGCATCTTTCCCCATGGCGCCCCTGCTCCTATCTCTAGCCCCTCCTCTCTGTTCCTTGCGCAGACGAATTTCTTCTCCAAGGCCGACGCTTGTTTTCCCCCTACTTCATCTCCTCCACGCTGCAAGGCAGTAGGCAAGTCCCTGCATCCTGCTCGACCTCCGCCTcctgtcgtcgtcctcgtcggcAGCAAGCCGCGCCGGACACTCTGTGCTTTGGCCGCGTCGCGTCCAGGACTCCCATGGCTGCCTCCCTGGCGTACCTCGCGCAGCAGCCGCGACGCCAGTTCGCGTAGCCACGTGGATCTCCTTGCGTCGCGCCCTTGGCATGCTCGACGTAATGCCGCAGCAAGTAGCAGCAGCGACACCCTTCGCTGCGTCGTGCTCGCCAGAACGGGCCTCAcgtcgtcgatctgcgcagcgtcTGCGCGTCGTCGTCGAAACCCGCG CCCTTGTCGACGTCACGCCTCGCGCATCGCTCGTCGGCAAAGAGCCCAAACTAATGGCATGCATGCGCGATGTGAGTCGGCCAG gaccgagaggtggTGA
- the LOC103650224 gene encoding uncharacterized protein isoform X1 has translation MEFSPSATPPLGYALVLTSPPSTSTSSHHLPVFPSRGAQDADQGHQQPASQARAAAAPQRRHPPSFVSRSAAPLCSDASRAPPWRTSPAAENLQVQATSIFPHGAPAPISSPSSLFLAQTNFFSKADACFPPTSSPPRCKAVGKSLHPARPPPPVVVLVGSKPRRTLCALAASRPGLPWLPPWRTSRSSRDASSRSHVDLLASRPWHARRNAAASSSSDTLRCVVLARTGLTSSICAASARRRRNPRPCRRHASRIARRQRAQTNGMHARCESARLFALNDL, from the exons ATGGAATTTTCCCCCTCTGCTACACCTCCCCTGGGCTACGCACTTGTCCTCACCTCCCCGCCATCTACCTCAACCAGCAGCCACCATCTCCCTGTATTTCCCAGCCGTGGAGCCCAGGATGCCGACCAGGGACACCAGCAGCCGGCGTCCCAAGCTCGAGCAGCCGCTGCTCCTCAACGCCGGCACCCGCCAAGTTTCGTCAGCCGGTCTGCAGCTCCCCTCTGCTCGGACGCCAGTCGAGCTCCTCCCTGGCGCACCTCGCCAGCAGCAGAGAATCTCCAAGTGCAGGCGACCAGCATCTTTCCCCATGGCGCCCCTGCTCCTATCTCTAGCCCCTCCTCTCTGTTCCTTGCGCAGACGAATTTCTTCTCCAAGGCCGACGCTTGTTTTCCCCCTACTTCATCTCCTCCACGCTGCAAGGCAGTAGGCAAGTCCCTGCATCCTGCTCGACCTCCGCCTcctgtcgtcgtcctcgtcggcAGCAAGCCGCGCCGGACACTCTGTGCTTTGGCCGCGTCGCGTCCAGGACTCCCATGGCTGCCTCCCTGGCGTACCTCGCGCAGCAGCCGCGACGCCAGTTCGCGTAGCCACGTGGATCTCCTTGCGTCGCGCCCTTGGCATGCTCGACGTAATGCCGCAGCAAGTAGCAGCAGCGACACCCTTCGCTGCGTCGTGCTCGCCAGAACGGGCCTCAcgtcgtcgatctgcgcagcgtcTGCGCGTCGTCGTCGAAACCCGCG CCCTTGTCGACGTCACGCCTCGCGCATCGCTCGTCGGCAAAGAGCCCAAACTAATGGCATGCATGCGCGATGTGAGTCGGCCAGGTTGTTCGCCTTGAATGATTTGTGA